A stretch of Schaalia odontolytica DNA encodes these proteins:
- a CDS encoding NAD-dependent malic enzyme, producing the protein MRTSPSYTASYRIEVDEKTTSIASIVDAVSSTGAEIKGLDVADSDRGRIIIDLTCDMRDSEHRREVRDAIGALPGVTADSVADQTFMSHIGGKVEIHSKVPLRNRDDLSRAYTPGVARVCTAIHDMPQKAHLLTMKANTVAVVSDGTAVLGLGDIGPEAALPVMEGKAVLFKEFGGVDAWPVVLDTKDTEEIISIVKAIAPAYGGINLEDISAPRCFEIEERLRAELDIPVFHDDQHGTAIVVLSALINALKIVNKKIEDVRIVVSGVGAAGNAIIRLLLAQGARDIIGCGRDGALSGDATEGMHPSRKALAEATNPRHVHGSLKEVLKGADVFIGVSSGNILDPSDVETMADDAIVFALANPTPEVDPIGAGKYAAVVATGRSDYPNQINNVLAFPGLFRGLLDAKVKEITTEVLRVASVAIASVISEDELSPSYIIPGAFDKRVAPAVSKAVRRAVRDLPTVDIPVQPDMDVN; encoded by the coding sequence ATGCGCACATCGCCGTCGTACACCGCCTCCTACCGTATCGAGGTGGACGAGAAGACGACTTCCATCGCGTCCATTGTTGACGCAGTCTCTTCGACTGGAGCGGAGATCAAGGGCCTCGACGTGGCCGACTCCGACCGCGGGCGCATCATCATCGACCTGACGTGCGACATGCGCGATTCCGAGCACCGCCGCGAGGTCCGCGACGCCATCGGCGCGCTGCCCGGCGTGACCGCCGATTCGGTCGCCGACCAGACCTTCATGAGCCACATCGGCGGCAAGGTGGAGATCCACTCCAAGGTGCCGCTGCGTAACCGTGACGACCTCTCGCGCGCCTACACGCCCGGCGTGGCCCGTGTGTGCACCGCCATCCACGACATGCCCCAGAAGGCCCACCTGCTGACCATGAAGGCCAACACGGTCGCGGTCGTCTCCGACGGCACCGCGGTCCTCGGCCTGGGTGACATCGGCCCCGAGGCCGCTCTGCCCGTCATGGAAGGAAAGGCCGTCCTGTTCAAGGAGTTCGGCGGCGTGGATGCGTGGCCGGTCGTCCTGGACACCAAGGACACCGAAGAGATCATCTCGATCGTCAAGGCGATCGCCCCCGCATACGGCGGCATCAACCTGGAGGACATCTCCGCGCCCCGCTGCTTCGAGATCGAAGAGCGCCTGCGCGCCGAGCTCGACATCCCCGTCTTCCATGACGACCAGCACGGCACCGCGATCGTGGTCCTCTCTGCACTCATCAACGCGCTGAAGATCGTGAACAAGAAGATCGAAGACGTGCGTATCGTCGTCTCCGGCGTTGGCGCCGCCGGCAACGCGATCATCCGCCTGCTGCTCGCCCAGGGTGCGCGCGACATCATCGGCTGCGGCCGCGATGGCGCGCTGTCCGGAGACGCGACCGAGGGCATGCACCCCTCTCGTAAGGCGCTGGCCGAGGCGACCAACCCCCGCCACGTCCACGGCTCCCTCAAGGAGGTCCTGAAGGGTGCGGACGTCTTCATCGGCGTCTCCTCCGGCAACATTCTCGATCCCTCCGACGTCGAGACCATGGCGGACGACGCCATCGTCTTCGCGCTGGCCAACCCCACACCAGAGGTCGACCCGATCGGCGCCGGCAAGTACGCCGCCGTCGTCGCCACGGGCCGCAGCGACTATCCGAACCAGATCAACAACGTTCTGGCCTTCCCGGGTCTGTTCCGTGGCCTCCTGGACGCCAAGGTCAAGGAGATTACGACCGAGGTTCTGCGCGTTGCTTCCGTGGCTATCGCGTCCGTGATCTCCGAGGACGAGCTCTCGCCCTCCTACATCATCCCCGGCGCCTTCGATAAGCGGGTTGCTCCCGCCGTTTCCAAGGCCGTGCGTCGCGCCGTGCGCGACCTGCCGACTGTTGATATCCCCGTTCAGCCCGACATGGATGTGAACTGA
- the gatB gene encoding Asp-tRNA(Asn)/Glu-tRNA(Gln) amidotransferase subunit GatB produces the protein MTELMDYDEAARRFDPVLGIEVHVELGTKTKMFDAAPNAFGGDPNTFVTPVSLGLPGSLPVVNHKAVEYAIKIGLALNCEIAEYCRFARKNYFYPDLTKAFQTSQSDEPIAHDGYVDVELEDGTMFRVQIERAHMEEDAGKNTHIGGADGRIQGADHSLVDYNRAGVPLVEIVTRPIEGAGERAPEVAAAYVQALRDIFRALDVSEARMERGNVRADINVSLRPTPESPLGTRTETKNVNSFRGIASAVRYEMQRQAQILSEGGTILQETRHYHEEDGSTSSGREKSDSEDYRYFPEPDLVPIRPDREWVEELRASLPELPVAKRRRLRTEWGYADMEMRDVINAGALELIEATVAAGCDPASARKWWMGEISRRAKEREVSLDEAGVSPAQVAELQGLIDSGRINDKLARQALEGVLAGEGDPTQVVEARGLEVVSDDGALTAAVQEALDANPDIVEKIKGGKVQAAGALVGAVMKATRGQADAARVRELIMEMVGA, from the coding sequence ATGACTGAGCTCATGGATTACGACGAGGCGGCGCGCCGCTTCGACCCGGTTCTCGGCATTGAGGTGCACGTCGAGCTGGGCACCAAGACCAAGATGTTCGACGCCGCCCCCAACGCGTTTGGCGGCGACCCGAACACCTTCGTGACCCCCGTATCGCTGGGTTTGCCTGGCTCCCTGCCGGTCGTCAACCACAAGGCCGTCGAGTACGCGATCAAGATCGGCCTGGCGCTGAACTGCGAGATCGCGGAGTACTGCCGTTTCGCGCGTAAGAACTACTTCTACCCGGACCTGACGAAGGCCTTCCAGACCTCTCAGTCCGACGAGCCGATCGCTCACGACGGCTACGTGGACGTCGAGCTCGAGGACGGCACCATGTTCCGCGTGCAGATTGAGCGCGCGCACATGGAGGAGGACGCGGGTAAGAACACGCACATCGGTGGTGCTGATGGCCGCATCCAGGGCGCGGACCACTCGCTCGTGGACTACAACCGCGCGGGCGTGCCGCTCGTGGAGATCGTGACGCGCCCGATCGAGGGCGCCGGCGAGCGTGCGCCCGAGGTGGCTGCCGCCTACGTGCAGGCCCTGCGCGATATTTTCCGCGCCCTCGACGTGTCCGAGGCCCGCATGGAGCGCGGCAACGTGCGCGCCGACATCAACGTGTCGCTGCGCCCCACGCCGGAGTCCCCGCTGGGTACGCGCACCGAGACGAAGAACGTGAACTCCTTCCGCGGCATCGCCTCGGCCGTGCGCTACGAGATGCAGCGCCAGGCCCAGATCCTGTCCGAGGGTGGCACGATCCTGCAGGAGACCCGTCACTACCACGAGGAGGACGGCTCGACGTCGTCCGGCCGTGAGAAGTCGGATTCCGAGGACTACCGCTACTTCCCCGAGCCGGATCTGGTTCCGATCCGCCCGGATCGTGAATGGGTGGAGGAGCTGCGTGCCTCGCTGCCCGAGCTGCCCGTCGCCAAGCGCCGCCGCCTGCGCACCGAGTGGGGGTATGCGGACATGGAGATGCGCGATGTCATCAACGCCGGCGCCCTCGAGCTCATCGAGGCCACGGTCGCCGCGGGCTGTGATCCCGCCTCCGCCCGCAAGTGGTGGATGGGTGAGATCTCGCGTCGCGCCAAGGAGCGCGAGGTTTCCCTCGACGAGGCCGGGGTCAGCCCCGCTCAGGTCGCTGAGCTGCAGGGTCTCATCGATTCGGGTCGCATCAACGACAAGCTGGCGCGCCAGGCCCTCGAGGGTGTCCTCGCGGGCGAAGGCGATCCGACGCAGGTCGTCGAGGCCCGCGGTCTCGAGGTCGTCTCCGACGACGGCGCCCTGACGGCTGCCGTCCAGGAGGCCTTGGACGCCAACCCCGACATCGTCGAGAAGATCAAGGGCGGCAAGGTCCAGGCGGCCGGCGCCCTCGTCGGCGCGGTCATGAAGGCCACACGCGGGCAGGCTGACGCCGCCCGCGTGCGTGAGCTGATCATGGAAATGGTCGGCGCCTGA
- a CDS encoding threonine/serine exporter ThrE family protein: MAAHDRLAHQSQVVLRLGQMLLSFGASAYRVKKSMADLARAVGISEHRAQVTYTEIIATAYANGTFRTELAEQRLMGVNADKIDRINNYVASLNGKSVRVEDVSDELDKIAKVPGLYDWFSNALASGLACAAFAFLNGGGWVECSAVAVASFFGQALRRQMLIRHMNHFGVWMACGALAAMIYILLVAPAQHFLGIESTHQAGFISALLFLVPGFPLVTGLIDLVRQDFQGGVGRLVYVTMLVMSAGVAVWAISAVFGWSVTPEYGVSLVPWCHYLLRFLASFVAAYGFAMLFNSPQRVCATAALIGAVINTARIALHLELGVPAPACVGLAALAAGLLAVFVARRTRFSRVTLSVPAVVIMIPGVPLYRALTYLNNQQIDDALAALFTVMFTIVAIGMGLALSRMLTDKNWLVEKQERVPNLWEYEEENS, from the coding sequence ATGGCGGCGCACGATCGCCTTGCCCATCAATCTCAGGTAGTTCTCCGACTCGGCCAGATGCTTCTGTCGTTTGGTGCGAGTGCGTACCGCGTCAAAAAGTCGATGGCAGACCTCGCGCGCGCTGTCGGAATTTCTGAGCACCGCGCACAGGTCACCTACACGGAGATCATCGCGACTGCGTACGCGAACGGTACATTCCGCACGGAGCTCGCTGAGCAGCGCCTGATGGGCGTGAACGCAGACAAGATTGATCGCATCAACAACTACGTGGCGTCTTTGAACGGCAAGTCCGTCCGAGTCGAGGACGTGTCCGATGAGCTCGACAAGATCGCGAAGGTTCCTGGCCTCTACGACTGGTTCTCTAATGCGCTTGCCTCCGGCCTCGCCTGTGCAGCCTTCGCATTCCTGAATGGCGGGGGATGGGTCGAGTGCTCCGCCGTCGCCGTCGCCTCGTTCTTCGGGCAGGCACTGCGTCGCCAGATGTTGATCCGCCACATGAACCACTTCGGCGTGTGGATGGCCTGTGGTGCTCTCGCAGCAATGATCTACATCCTTCTCGTTGCTCCCGCACAGCATTTCCTCGGTATCGAATCGACGCACCAGGCCGGGTTTATTTCCGCGCTGCTCTTCCTGGTCCCTGGCTTCCCGCTCGTGACTGGCCTTATCGATTTGGTGCGGCAAGACTTCCAAGGTGGAGTCGGTCGCCTCGTCTACGTGACGATGCTCGTCATGTCAGCGGGTGTGGCTGTCTGGGCGATCTCGGCTGTCTTCGGCTGGTCGGTGACGCCCGAGTACGGTGTTTCGCTCGTTCCATGGTGCCACTACCTTCTGCGCTTCCTCGCCAGCTTCGTTGCTGCATACGGGTTTGCGATGCTCTTCAATTCACCGCAACGTGTGTGCGCGACGGCCGCGCTCATCGGTGCCGTTATCAACACTGCTCGTATCGCCCTGCACCTGGAACTCGGCGTTCCTGCCCCGGCTTGCGTCGGCCTCGCCGCGCTCGCAGCTGGCCTTCTCGCCGTCTTCGTGGCCCGCAGGACGCGCTTCTCGCGCGTGACCCTGTCCGTGCCTGCTGTCGTCATCATGATCCCCGGTGTGCCGCTCTATCGTGCTCTGACCTACCTGAACAACCAGCAGATCGACGATGCGCTCGCTGCGCTCTTCACGGTCATGTTCACGATCGTGGCGATCGGCATGGGCCTGGCGCTCTCCCGTATGCTGACGGATAAGAACTGGCTCGTCGAAAAGCAAGAACGAGTCCCGAACCTGTGGGAATACGAGGAGGAGAACTCATGA
- the gatC gene encoding Asp-tRNA(Asn)/Glu-tRNA(Gln) amidotransferase subunit GatC — MSRISTDEVARVAGLAHIALTDEEITRFAGELDAIADAVSKVSEVATPEVPATSHPIPLTNVWREDEVGQTVDRDEVLAQAPAAQDGMFLVPQILGED, encoded by the coding sequence ATGTCACGCATTAGTACTGACGAGGTCGCCCGCGTTGCGGGCCTGGCCCACATCGCATTGACCGACGAGGAAATCACGCGTTTCGCGGGTGAGCTCGACGCGATCGCCGACGCCGTCTCCAAGGTGTCCGAGGTCGCCACCCCCGAGGTTCCCGCCACGTCCCACCCGATTCCGCTGACCAACGTGTGGCGCGAAGACGAGGTTGGGCAGACCGTGGACCGCGACGAGGTGCTCGCTCAGGCGCCCGCCGCCCAGGACGGCATGTTCCTGGTTCCGCAGATTCTGGGGGAGGACTGA
- a CDS encoding aspartate:alanine exchanger family transporter codes for MHQVFEILSEQPVLFLFLLIGIGMAFGHVKIKGIGLGAAAVLFFAIALAAWAQSYGIELRVTPQLGTLGLTLFTFAIGINSGASFFHNLKTAVGPILTMVALYGITATVGLYVGKAMGMDVPLIAGTFAGSVTNTPALAAAGEASGDPARATVGYSIAYLFGVIGMLAASMAALHYGRNDKDAPSPLSNRTIRVERDDHPFVGDIYEKLGEKVSFSRLRRGETGPITRPQMSDTLDPGDLVTVVGPRELVARAATELGHASSHSLMQDRSYLDFRRMTISNPKVSGRTVASLGLAKEFSATISRVRRGDVDMVAEPGLVLQEGDRVRVVAPTSKMAEITKFFGDSSRGLTDLNPIALGIGMALGIAIGELPILTPSGEYFSIGSAAGTLIVGLIFGRVGRIGPIATALPFTTCQVMAELGLLIFLAQAGAKAGGQILEAFTSGDWIRIFALGIVMTSIMAVGLYCTMRWVFKMGGTKLAGLLGGAQTQPAVLAFANGRTNADPRVSLGYALVYPVAMVGKIIVATILGGM; via the coding sequence GTGCATCAGGTCTTTGAGATTCTGAGCGAACAGCCAGTTCTGTTCCTCTTCCTTCTCATCGGTATAGGCATGGCGTTCGGCCATGTGAAAATCAAGGGCATTGGCCTCGGCGCCGCCGCCGTTCTCTTCTTTGCCATCGCGTTGGCTGCGTGGGCGCAGTCCTACGGCATTGAGCTGCGAGTCACCCCCCAGCTGGGCACTCTCGGCCTGACGCTCTTCACGTTCGCGATCGGCATCAACTCGGGTGCGTCGTTCTTCCACAACTTGAAGACCGCCGTTGGCCCGATCCTGACGATGGTTGCCCTCTACGGCATCACCGCCACCGTCGGCCTCTACGTCGGTAAGGCCATGGGTATGGACGTTCCGCTCATCGCCGGTACCTTCGCGGGTTCGGTGACGAACACACCCGCTCTGGCCGCTGCCGGCGAGGCCTCCGGCGATCCTGCACGCGCAACCGTCGGTTACTCGATCGCCTACCTCTTCGGCGTCATCGGCATGCTTGCTGCTTCGATGGCTGCACTGCACTACGGCCGCAACGATAAGGATGCCCCCTCTCCCCTGTCGAACCGCACGATCCGCGTCGAGCGCGACGACCACCCCTTCGTCGGCGACATCTACGAGAAGCTCGGCGAGAAGGTCTCCTTCTCCCGTCTGCGCCGCGGCGAGACCGGCCCGATTACCCGTCCCCAGATGTCCGACACCCTGGATCCTGGTGACCTCGTGACTGTCGTCGGTCCCCGCGAGCTCGTCGCTCGTGCGGCAACGGAGCTCGGCCATGCATCCTCTCACTCCCTCATGCAGGACCGCTCCTACCTGGACTTCCGCCGCATGACGATCTCCAACCCGAAGGTCTCGGGCCGCACGGTCGCCTCGCTCGGCCTCGCCAAGGAGTTCTCCGCGACTATCTCGCGCGTGCGCCGCGGCGACGTCGACATGGTCGCCGAGCCGGGCCTCGTCCTCCAGGAGGGTGACCGCGTGCGCGTCGTCGCCCCCACGTCCAAGATGGCTGAGATTACGAAGTTCTTCGGCGACTCGTCCCGAGGCCTCACGGACCTCAACCCGATCGCCCTGGGCATCGGCATGGCGCTGGGCATCGCGATCGGCGAGCTGCCGATCCTGACCCCCTCCGGCGAGTACTTCTCGATCGGTTCCGCCGCCGGCACGCTCATCGTGGGTCTCATCTTCGGCCGCGTCGGCCGCATCGGCCCCATCGCGACGGCTCTTCCCTTTACGACATGCCAGGTGATGGCTGAGCTCGGCCTGCTGATCTTCCTCGCGCAGGCGGGTGCCAAGGCAGGCGGCCAGATCCTCGAGGCCTTCACGTCGGGCGACTGGATCCGCATCTTCGCACTGGGCATCGTCATGACGTCGATTATGGCGGTCGGCCTGTACTGCACGATGCGCTGGGTCTTCAAGATGGGCGGCACGAAGCTCGCCGGCCTGCTCGGCGGCGCGCAGACGCAGCCCGCAGTCCTCGCCTTCGCGAACGGCCGTACCAACGCCGATCCTCGCGTGTCGCTCGGCTACGCGCTTGTCTACCCGGTCGCCATGGTCGGCAAGATCATCGTCGCCACGATCCTGGGCGGCATGTAG
- the gatA gene encoding Asp-tRNA(Asn)/Glu-tRNA(Gln) amidotransferase subunit GatA — protein sequence MNELLKKSALELADMLAAGQITSVELTQACLDRIDAIEDRVNAFITIDREGALATAADVDARRAAGETLHRLAGVPIAVKDNVVTRGLRTTCASKILGDWEPPYDATVTAKIKEAGLPIVGKTNMDEFAMGSSTEHSAFGATKNPWDTERIPGGSGGGSAAAVAAYMVPLALGSDTGGSIRQPAFVTGTVGAKPTYGAVSRFGLVAMASSLDQIGPVTRTVADAAALTELIGGYDPNDSTSLNEPVPALTEAVESVAAQGSMKGLKVGVVKELSGEGYQKDVIDAFNATVEKLREAGAEIVEVSCPHLEYSLGAYYLIMPAEVSSNLARFDGMRYGIRVEPTEGPVTAERVMAATREAGFGDEVKRRIILGTHVLSAGYYDAYYGSAQKVRTLIQRDFDAVFEQVDVLVSPTAPETAFKFGEKTSDPLAMYLYDVATIPANLAGIPGVNVPNAVSSEGLPIGFQVLAPARGDLVMYKVASLVEALSDDVAGQCPAANWEEK from the coding sequence ATGAACGAGCTGCTGAAGAAGAGCGCCCTCGAGCTGGCGGACATGCTGGCCGCCGGCCAGATCACCTCCGTCGAGCTGACCCAGGCGTGCCTGGACCGCATCGACGCCATCGAGGACCGCGTCAACGCCTTCATCACCATCGACCGCGAGGGCGCCCTGGCGACCGCGGCCGACGTGGACGCGCGCCGAGCGGCGGGGGAGACCCTGCACCGCCTGGCGGGTGTGCCGATCGCCGTGAAGGACAACGTGGTGACGCGCGGCCTGCGCACCACCTGCGCCTCGAAGATCCTGGGCGACTGGGAGCCTCCCTACGATGCGACCGTCACCGCCAAGATCAAGGAAGCCGGCCTGCCCATCGTCGGCAAGACCAACATGGATGAGTTCGCCATGGGCTCGTCCACCGAGCATTCCGCCTTCGGTGCGACGAAGAACCCCTGGGACACCGAGCGCATCCCCGGCGGCTCCGGCGGCGGTTCGGCCGCTGCTGTCGCGGCCTACATGGTGCCCCTGGCCCTCGGTTCCGACACGGGCGGCTCGATCCGCCAGCCCGCGTTCGTGACCGGCACGGTCGGCGCCAAGCCCACCTACGGCGCGGTGTCGCGTTTCGGCCTGGTGGCCATGGCCTCGTCCCTGGACCAGATCGGCCCCGTCACCCGCACGGTCGCCGACGCGGCCGCCCTGACCGAGCTGATCGGCGGCTACGACCCCAACGATTCGACCTCCCTCAACGAGCCGGTCCCCGCGCTCACCGAGGCCGTCGAGTCCGTCGCCGCGCAGGGCTCCATGAAGGGCCTGAAGGTCGGCGTCGTCAAGGAGCTGAGCGGCGAGGGCTACCAGAAGGACGTCATCGACGCCTTCAATGCCACCGTCGAGAAGCTGCGCGAGGCCGGCGCTGAGATCGTCGAGGTTTCCTGCCCGCACCTGGAGTACTCGCTGGGCGCCTACTACCTGATCATGCCCGCCGAGGTCTCCTCGAACCTGGCCCGCTTCGACGGCATGCGCTACGGCATCCGCGTCGAGCCCACCGAGGGCCCCGTGACCGCCGAGCGCGTCATGGCCGCCACCCGCGAGGCCGGCTTCGGCGACGAGGTCAAGCGCCGCATCATCCTGGGCACGCACGTGCTCTCGGCCGGCTACTACGACGCATACTACGGCAGCGCCCAGAAGGTGCGCACGCTCATCCAGCGCGACTTCGACGCGGTATTCGAGCAGGTCGACGTGCTTGTGTCGCCCACGGCCCCCGAGACGGCCTTCAAGTTCGGCGAGAAGACCTCCGACCCGCTGGCCATGTACCTCTACGACGTCGCGACGATCCCCGCGAACCTGGCGGGCATCCCCGGCGTGAACGTGCCTAACGCGGTGTCCTCCGAGGGCCTGCCCATCGGCTTCCAGGTGCTGGCCCCCGCGCGCGGCGACCTGGTCATGTACAAGGTGGCGTCCCTGGTGGAGGCGCTCAGCGACGACGTCGCGGGTCAGTGCCCCGCAGCTAACTGGGAGGAAAAGTGA
- a CDS encoding acetolactate synthase large subunit, with the protein MVSDTANTTRMTGAEAIVASLEALGVTDVFGMPGGAILPTYDPLMASTSIRHILVRHEQGAGHAAEGYALATGKVGCAIVTSGPGATNVLTALGDACMDSVPIVVISGQVGASLIGSDAFQEADIVGASMPITKHSFLVTDPAEIPARLAEAFHLAGTGRPGPVLVDITKSAQVAEMDFSWPPAIDLPGYRVADKPNMKQVRAAARAIADAQAPVLYVGGGIVRSGSTDALADLVEVTNAPVVTTLTARGAFPDSDRHNLGMPGMHGTVAAVGALQRADLIVALGARFDDRVTGRLDSFAPRATVVHIDIDAAEISKNRHADIPIVADLATALPILTEEIAQASSDNKADISGWWRYLDRLRTKYPIGWAEPEDGMMAPQEVLKKLSDKVGPEAIYVTGVGQHQMWAAQFITLDNPRSFISSSGSGTMGYCIPAAMGAQVAAPDKVVWAIDGDGSFQMTNQELATCTINNIPIKVALINNSVLGMVRQWQSLFFGKRYSNTTLNPVEGEQIPNFEMLAQAYGMAARTVRSIDEVDEAIEWAMSINDRPVLIDFRVSKDSMVWPMVAAGVSNDEIRYAKGMAPDWEVED; encoded by the coding sequence ATGGTGAGCGACACCGCCAACACCACCCGCATGACCGGAGCCGAGGCTATCGTGGCCAGCCTCGAGGCCCTGGGCGTCACCGACGTGTTCGGTATGCCCGGCGGCGCGATTCTGCCGACCTACGACCCGCTGATGGCGTCGACGTCTATCCGCCACATTCTTGTCCGTCACGAGCAGGGCGCGGGCCACGCCGCCGAAGGCTACGCCCTGGCCACCGGTAAGGTCGGCTGCGCGATCGTGACGTCCGGCCCCGGCGCCACCAACGTGCTGACGGCCCTGGGTGACGCCTGTATGGACTCGGTCCCGATCGTCGTGATCTCGGGCCAGGTCGGCGCATCTCTGATCGGCAGTGACGCCTTCCAGGAAGCCGACATCGTGGGTGCGTCGATGCCCATCACCAAGCACTCCTTCCTCGTCACGGATCCTGCGGAGATCCCGGCGCGCCTGGCCGAGGCCTTCCACCTCGCGGGCACCGGCCGCCCCGGCCCTGTCCTCGTGGACATCACCAAGTCCGCGCAGGTTGCGGAGATGGACTTCTCCTGGCCTCCCGCCATCGACCTGCCCGGCTACCGCGTCGCGGACAAGCCGAACATGAAGCAGGTGCGCGCGGCCGCACGCGCGATCGCCGATGCCCAGGCCCCCGTGCTCTACGTGGGTGGCGGCATCGTGCGCTCCGGCTCCACCGACGCCCTCGCCGACCTCGTCGAGGTCACGAACGCCCCCGTCGTCACCACGCTGACCGCCCGCGGAGCGTTCCCCGACTCTGATCGCCACAACCTCGGCATGCCCGGCATGCACGGCACCGTGGCGGCCGTCGGTGCTCTCCAGCGCGCCGACCTGATCGTGGCCCTCGGCGCTCGCTTTGACGACCGCGTGACGGGCCGCCTCGACTCCTTCGCGCCCCGCGCCACCGTCGTGCACATCGACATCGACGCCGCGGAGATCTCGAAGAACCGCCACGCCGACATCCCGATCGTCGCCGACCTGGCGACCGCCCTGCCGATCCTCACCGAGGAAATCGCCCAGGCCTCGTCGGACAACAAGGCGGACATCTCCGGATGGTGGCGCTACCTCGACCGCCTGCGTACCAAGTACCCGATCGGATGGGCCGAGCCCGAAGACGGCATGATGGCGCCCCAGGAGGTCCTCAAGAAGCTCTCCGACAAGGTCGGCCCCGAGGCCATCTACGTGACGGGCGTGGGTCAGCACCAGATGTGGGCCGCCCAGTTCATCACGCTGGACAACCCGCGCAGCTTCATCTCCTCGTCCGGCTCCGGCACCATGGGCTACTGCATCCCCGCAGCCATGGGTGCCCAGGTCGCTGCCCCCGACAAGGTCGTGTGGGCGATCGACGGCGACGGCTCCTTCCAGATGACCAACCAGGAACTGGCCACCTGCACGATCAACAACATTCCGATCAAGGTCGCCCTCATCAACAACTCGGTGCTGGGCATGGTCCGCCAGTGGCAGTCCCTGTTCTTCGGCAAGCGCTACTCGAACACGACGCTCAACCCCGTCGAGGGTGAGCAGATCCCCAACTTCGAGATGCTCGCGCAGGCCTACGGCATGGCTGCGCGCACCGTTCGCTCCATCGACGAGGTCGACGAGGCCATCGAATGGGCCATGTCGATCAACGATCGCCCCGTTCTCATTGACTTCCGCGTCTCCAAGGACTCGATGGTCTGGCCGATGGTCGCTGCGGGCGTGTCCAACGATGAGATTCGTTACGCCAAGGGCATGGCGCCCGACTGGGAGGTGGAAGACTGA